From the Cryptosporangium aurantiacum genome, the window GGTCCCGGCGGGCTGACCCGCAGCAACTCGGCGAGACCGGCCAGCAGCGCGTGCAGGCCCAGCTCGAACGAGCGCAGCGACCGGTCCCCGGGCTGGGTCCGGGTCACGGCGATCGCGGCCCGCAGCGCGGAGCCCGGATCGCCCGAGTCGGCCCAGACGTCCAGCGGAGCGCTGGCGTCCAGGGCCGACCCCAGGATGAAACAGTCCAGGACGCTGACCGCGTGCAGCAGGTCCTCGTCGGCGAAACCGGCTCGCCGGAGCACCCGCGCGAGCGCCTCGTAGCTGGCCAGGGTCTCCGGCGCCGACACGGTCTGCAGCGTCAGCAGCGGCACCACGTGCGGGTGGCGCGCCATGGCTGCCCGGTAAC encodes:
- a CDS encoding TetR/AcrR family transcriptional regulator C-terminal domain-containing protein translates to MPRPSVPLLSRDQIAIAALAQLDESGTLTLPKLASGLNVSVSSIYHHFAGGREEIIERIRGLLTGEWPSPLDEDLDWRDYAEQWAHGYRAAMARHPHVVPLLTLQTVSAPETLASYEALARVLRRAGFADEDLLHAVSVLDCFILGSALDASAPLDVWADSGDPGSALRAAIAVTRTQPGDRSLRSFELGLHALLAGLAELLRVSPPGPRGRRSSC